A region from the Nitrospirota bacterium genome encodes:
- a CDS encoding hemolysin family protein — MWSDIVIILIFICLNGFFAAAEIAVVTLRKTRIKQMIDEGRKNAESLGRLRENPEKFLATIQIGVTMAVALASAISGAVAIRFLKPFLETVPVSIIAASSDAVSIAIVAIIITYFSVVLGELIPKSIALSHPEAVGLFLAPKIEKFSKLASVFVTILTASTNILLKPFGKKAFRERGYISEEEIKMLIEEGKEKGIFEAAEKELIHSVFAFTDIFVKEVMVPSPQMVTIGINMPIDEVKHIIFEEKFSRYPVIGKDINDIRGILHAKDFFNTLLMSENVIVRRIVKPPLFAPETLKISSLLKEMQRKRVHMAIVIDEYGAVSGLVTLEDLIEEIIGEIRDEFDVESPVIHIGDGTMIIDASISIRDLQEDCRIEIPESPEYETLGGFIVTFLQRIPEPGDEIIADNMKLRIVEMVGRRIAKVKLEKLSENPVED; from the coding sequence ATGTGGTCTGATATCGTTATCATACTCATTTTCATCTGCCTGAACGGTTTTTTTGCCGCCGCCGAAATCGCCGTCGTCACCCTCAGGAAAACGCGCATAAAACAGATGATCGACGAAGGCAGGAAGAATGCCGAATCTCTTGGCAGGCTGAGGGAGAACCCTGAAAAATTCCTCGCCACAATCCAGATCGGGGTCACCATGGCAGTGGCGCTTGCTTCCGCGATCAGCGGTGCAGTGGCTATCCGGTTCCTCAAGCCGTTTCTCGAAACGGTACCGGTCTCTATCATCGCCGCCTCCAGCGACGCTGTGTCCATCGCGATTGTCGCAATCATTATCACCTATTTTTCCGTGGTGCTGGGTGAGCTGATCCCGAAATCGATAGCCCTTTCCCATCCCGAGGCAGTGGGCCTTTTTCTTGCGCCGAAAATAGAAAAATTCTCGAAACTTGCAAGCGTATTCGTCACAATCCTGACCGCAAGCACGAATATCCTGCTGAAACCCTTCGGGAAAAAGGCATTCCGTGAAAGAGGATACATATCGGAAGAAGAAATCAAGATGCTGATAGAGGAAGGGAAAGAAAAGGGCATTTTCGAGGCAGCGGAGAAAGAACTGATCCACAGTGTGTTCGCCTTCACTGACATCTTCGTGAAAGAGGTTATGGTGCCATCCCCCCAAATGGTCACGATCGGCATCAACATGCCGATTGATGAGGTGAAGCATATCATTTTCGAGGAAAAATTTTCCCGGTATCCGGTAATCGGAAAAGATATCAATGATATCAGGGGAATCCTCCATGCAAAGGATTTTTTCAACACCCTTCTGATGTCGGAGAACGTAATCGTCAGGAGGATTGTCAAACCGCCCTTGTTTGCTCCGGAAACACTGAAAATCAGTTCCTTACTGAAAGAAATGCAGAGGAAACGTGTCCATATGGCCATCGTCATAGACGAGTACGGAGCGGTTTCGGGCCTGGTGACGCTGGAAGACCTGATTGAGGAGATTATCGGCGAGATAAGGGATGAATTTGATGTGGAGAGTCCTGTCATTCATATTGGTGACGGCACAATGATCATAGATGCCTCGATCAGCATCAGGGACCTCCAGGAAGATTGCCGGATCGAGATACCTGAGTCGCCCGAATACGAAACGCTTGGCGGGTTTATTGTCACCTTTCTTCAGCGCATACCCGAACCGGGCGACGAGATCATTGCGGACAACATGAAGCTGAGAATCGTGGAAATGGTCGGCAGGAGGATCGCAAAAGTAAAGCTCGAGAAGCTCTCCGAAAACCCTGTCGAAGATTAG
- a CDS encoding isocitrate/isopropylmalate dehydrogenase family protein has protein sequence MMYTITLIPGDGTGPEISEATRRVIEATGVPITWDIQEAGLDVFEQEGTPLPQRVLDSIKKNRVAIKGPITTPVGTGFRSVNVTLRQVLDLYCCLRPSRTFKGVRTRFDAVDLVIVRENTEDLYAGIEFEKDSEDARKVIGLIHELTGKQIRHDSGISIKPISVFGTERIVRFAFEYARKNKRRKVTSVHKANIMKYSDGLFLETSRAVAAQYPDIEFEDRIVDNMCMQLVQKPELYDVIVLPNLYGDVVSDLAAGLIGGLGVAPGANLGGEYAVFEPVHGSAPKYKGLNKVNPLAMILSGVMMLRHLGELDAAGRLESAVASVVAEGRHVTYDLKPAPDDPTAATTSGMADAIIERLK, from the coding sequence CTGATGTATACCATTACCCTCATCCCCGGAGACGGAACAGGACCCGAAATCTCAGAGGCAACGCGGCGCGTAATCGAAGCGACCGGGGTTCCCATCACATGGGATATCCAGGAAGCGGGGCTTGATGTGTTCGAACAGGAGGGAACCCCTCTGCCCCAGAGAGTGCTTGATTCCATCAAGAAAAACAGGGTCGCCATTAAAGGGCCCATCACCACGCCGGTGGGAACAGGCTTCCGGAGCGTGAATGTGACGCTCAGGCAGGTGCTCGACCTCTACTGCTGCCTCAGGCCTTCGAGGACATTCAAGGGTGTCAGGACTCGTTTTGATGCTGTCGATCTCGTTATCGTCAGGGAAAATACCGAAGACCTTTATGCAGGAATAGAATTTGAAAAAGACTCGGAGGATGCAAGAAAGGTAATCGGCCTGATTCATGAACTGACCGGAAAGCAGATCAGGCACGACTCGGGCATCAGCATAAAACCGATATCCGTATTCGGGACGGAAAGGATCGTAAGGTTCGCGTTTGAGTATGCCCGCAAGAATAAAAGGAGAAAGGTTACTTCGGTACATAAAGCGAATATCATGAAATATTCCGACGGCCTCTTTCTCGAAACCTCAAGGGCCGTGGCTGCGCAGTATCCCGATATCGAGTTCGAAGACAGGATCGTTGATAACATGTGCATGCAGCTCGTCCAGAAACCCGAACTGTATGATGTCATCGTGCTGCCAAACCTTTACGGAGATGTGGTATCCGACCTTGCAGCCGGCCTGATCGGCGGACTTGGCGTTGCCCCGGGTGCGAACCTCGGCGGAGAATATGCGGTATTTGAACCGGTACACGGCAGCGCGCCGAAGTACAAAGGGTTGAATAAAGTCAATCCCCTTGCTATGATACTCTCAGGTGTCATGATGCTCAGACATCTCGGAGAACTCGACGCAGCCGGCAGACTCGAATCAGCCGTAGCCTCTGTCGTGGCAGAAGGAAGGCATGTGACATATGACCTGAAGCCTGCTCCCGATGACCCGACTGCCGCAACAACATCAGGCATGGCAGACGCCATAATCGAGAGACTAAAGTAA
- a CDS encoding homocitrate synthase codes for MQMKGTVYLIDVTNRDGVQTSRILLPKLAKTMLNIYLDEMGLFQSEIGFPTLKHEINYINANLELVKLGAIKRIHLEGWCRAIPEDVRLSFKNCPDLKHINISVSTSEIMISGKFQGKKTFRDITQSLVEAVKTARELGAETVGINAEDASRTELERLIEFILAGKEAGADRFRYCDTLGTDDPITIYERAKALALATKFPLEMHCHNDLGMAEAVSVAGAQGAIEAGVDTYINTTVNGFGERCGNCDLVSTILALKFSQGLKDKLPLDKHIDLKMAWKIGKYASYAFNIPIPINQPGIGANAFAHESGIHADGALKDRRNYELYDPEDVGRGEPELAETGRIITTGEYGGIKGFRHVYDKLGIHFHDDNEARKVLELVQYSNLHTQKPLTDDELKLIATYPETVKKILKVDI; via the coding sequence ATGCAGATGAAAGGTACAGTATATCTGATCGACGTAACAAACAGGGACGGTGTCCAGACATCCCGGATTCTCCTCCCGAAACTCGCAAAGACGATGCTGAATATCTATCTCGATGAGATGGGCTTATTCCAGAGCGAGATCGGCTTTCCCACGCTCAAGCACGAAATCAACTACATCAATGCAAACCTCGAGCTGGTAAAACTCGGGGCCATCAAAAGGATACACCTCGAGGGCTGGTGCAGGGCGATCCCCGAGGATGTAAGGCTGAGCTTCAAAAACTGTCCTGATCTCAAGCATATCAATATTTCCGTATCTACGTCAGAGATCATGATATCAGGCAAATTCCAGGGAAAAAAGACGTTCAGGGACATCACGCAGTCTCTTGTTGAGGCGGTCAAGACAGCAAGGGAACTCGGCGCCGAAACCGTCGGGATTAATGCGGAGGATGCATCAAGAACAGAGCTGGAGAGGCTGATCGAGTTCATCCTCGCGGGAAAAGAGGCCGGGGCAGACCGTTTCAGATACTGCGATACACTGGGGACGGACGACCCGATCACCATTTATGAAAGGGCAAAGGCGCTGGCGCTTGCAACGAAGTTTCCCCTCGAGATGCACTGCCACAATGACCTTGGCATGGCAGAGGCGGTTTCTGTTGCCGGAGCACAGGGGGCGATTGAAGCAGGTGTCGATACTTATATCAATACCACCGTCAACGGGTTCGGGGAGCGCTGCGGCAATTGCGACCTTGTTTCGACAATACTCGCGCTGAAATTCTCCCAGGGACTGAAAGACAAGCTGCCTCTGGACAAGCATATTGACCTCAAGATGGCGTGGAAGATCGGCAAATATGCCTCCTATGCATTCAATATTCCGATACCGATCAACCAGCCGGGGATAGGCGCAAACGCATTCGCCCATGAATCAGGGATACATGCGGATGGCGCGCTGAAAGACAGGCGCAATTATGAACTCTATGACCCGGAGGATGTAGGCAGGGGCGAACCTGAGCTTGCAGAAACCGGAAGGATCATAACAACCGGGGAGTATGGAGGCATCAAAGGGTTCAGGCATGTCTATGACAAGCTCGGGATTCACTTCCATGACGACAATGAGGCAAGAAAGGTGCTCGAGCTTGTGCAGTATTCAAATCTTCACACGCAGAAGCCGCTCACCGACGATGAGCTGAAGCTGATCGCGACGTATCCTGAGACGGTGAAGAAGATCCTCAAGGTGGACATCTGA
- the fabG gene encoding 3-oxoacyl-[acyl-carrier-protein] reductase: MEFKGQTALVTGGTRGIGKAIAEQLARKGVNVIVAGRTLAAADEVAESLAALGVQAAGKRLDVSDAAEVEKVFEEIRSEFRRIDILVNNAGITRDGLLMRMKEDAWDAVLGINLKGVFLCSREAIKDMAKQRYGRIINITSVAAFMGNPGQANYSASKAGIVGFTKTVAKEYAGRGVTVNAVAPGFIETAMTDVLPDNIKEEMKKLIPLARFGSVEDVANAAVFLASPESGYITGQVIHVNGGMYM; the protein is encoded by the coding sequence ATGGAATTTAAGGGACAGACAGCATTAGTTACCGGCGGAACGCGCGGCATCGGCAAGGCGATTGCAGAGCAGCTTGCACGAAAGGGCGTCAATGTCATAGTCGCCGGAAGAACCCTCGCTGCGGCAGACGAGGTTGCAGAATCGTTGGCGGCACTGGGCGTTCAGGCTGCGGGAAAAAGACTCGATGTGTCAGATGCGGCAGAGGTCGAAAAGGTCTTTGAGGAGATCCGGTCAGAGTTCAGGAGGATAGATATCCTGGTGAACAACGCCGGGATTACCAGGGACGGACTCCTGATGAGAATGAAGGAGGATGCATGGGATGCCGTCCTCGGGATCAATCTGAAGGGAGTTTTTCTCTGCTCACGGGAAGCGATAAAGGATATGGCGAAGCAGCGCTACGGCCGGATTATCAATATCACCTCGGTGGCTGCCTTCATGGGAAACCCCGGACAGGCAAATTACAGTGCTTCAAAGGCAGGAATAGTCGGGTTCACAAAAACAGTAGCGAAAGAGTATGCGGGCAGGGGCGTTACCGTAAATGCTGTTGCCCCGGGTTTCATAGAGACGGCAATGACGGATGTTCTGCCAGATAATATCAAAGAGGAGATGAAAAAACTCATACCGCTGGCCCGGTTCGGTTCAGTGGAAGACGTGGCGAATGCTGCTGTCTTTCTTGCATCGCCTGAATCCGGGTATATCACCGGCCAGGTGATACATGTGAATGGCGGCATGTATATGTAA
- the acpP gene encoding acyl carrier protein, translated as MFEEKVKEIIAKQLGVNAAEVVPEASFVEDLGADSLDTVELVMAFEEAFGIEIPDEDAEKISKVKDAIEYINTKKSA; from the coding sequence ATGTTCGAAGAAAAAGTAAAGGAAATCATTGCAAAGCAACTCGGGGTGAATGCGGCGGAGGTTGTCCCTGAAGCGTCATTTGTCGAAGACCTCGGTGCGGATTCACTTGATACGGTTGAGCTCGTCATGGCATTTGAAGAGGCCTTTGGCATTGAGATACCTGATGAGGATGCAGAGAAGATCTCCAAGGTGAAAGATGCCATCGAATACATCAATACAAAAAAATCAGCGTAA